The sequence CCTTGGTCAACAGCTTTCGGTTATAATGGCCGGCTCGATACCCCTTCCGATCTGTGTTTCTCTCATGCTTCTGGGCATTGACCAATTGCTCGGCTTCAGCTTCCAGCATGGCATTCAATGTTTCCTCTACCGTTTCTCTAACAAAATTCCCTAAATGGTTTTTGACTTCTTCCTCATTTATCTCGATAATCTTACTGTTCATATAGTCCTCTTTCTGACCTGGTTTTGGTCGTACTTAATCAATCGTCAGATTGAGGACTTTCTTTTTATCAAAATTAGAATTTGCGCAAGATATTGTACGTCATCGGCGAAAGTAGTCCGGTTCATAAAGAACGGGCCAAGGGTTATGTAAATAGGGGCGCGTTCTTAATATATAATGAAAGATTCCGATACTCTCTAAAGTTATCAATTCATCGCCAGGCGCCACATACTTATGTAATTGTGTAACGGCATCATCTATAAGATGAGCGCGTGTTTTCGTGGTATAAACCCCTCTCAAAGAGGGATCTGTCATCCTTGTAGTAAGTAATCGACGGTTATGTGAGTCACGATAAATTCCACTGTATAAATCGGTCCCTCCAAGTGGTAAAACTATTGCTATGAGGATTACAGGAACAACGGCACATACCGATCTACCACGACCTTCGGTCCGAAAAAAAACACTGTCTGAAGTGAATAAAATTGCAAGCGCAACAGGAATGGATAAGGTAAAACCATAACTAGAAACCTTGAGGCCGGTGTCGGAACCTACCGAAAGAGCAAGAAGTAAACAGATAGAAACCATAGCCAAAAGTGTTCTTCCCGAACCAAAACGCTTCGGGAAAAATATTGGAATCCCACAAATAAGATAACACACCCCAGAAAGGCCCAAAAGGGCAGTCCGCAACGAAAGCCTGCTAGCAACGAAAAAGGAGGTAGTAATAATCAAAGCAAAGAAAAAATATTTTATTATCACATGCTTGCTATCATCAATAACAGCCAGCACAGCAGAAAAGAGTCCAGCAACAGAAATAATGCCGATACCAACTAATAATGCTTGCAGATTTTGACGTATAAACCTTGTAAACATTCGAAATGGACCATAGGAATCATGGACTGAAGACTTCAGAAAAAGAAGGAACAAAGAGTCGCGATATAATTCCAAATGCCCCATCAAACACATGATACCAACAATGGTAAACAGCATGACAAGAACACCAAGACAATAGCCTAAAAGAATCCGTAACCCTTTATGAGGATCAAGATCAAGGAAGAGAATTGCATAAGGAATGCACATAAGCATGCCAATGCCAAGTATTCCTGGTATACGTGCGAAGCCAGCAAGGAGTACAGCCATTCCACCAATTAAAGCCCATGCAAAGCCTCCGGATGTTATAGACTTTACAAGCGCTACACCGGAAATAATAAGAAAAAGCGCCGAGGTGTTATTATAATGGATAATAGTGATTTTTCCGGCAAACGCATAACAAAGACCGAGAAACAACCCGAGGTAAAGCATCTTCGGAGTCAAATAATCACGTAAAGTATAATAAACAATGGCGGCCGAAGCCCAAAAAAGAAGCACCGCTCCAAGCTTCATTCCGTAAAAACCAAGGCCCGAAAATACCTTCATACAAAGCCCACCGAGAATATTTGTCAACCAGAGATGAAACCAGTATGAAACAGAATCTGGTGCAGAAAAAATGTTTCGATAGTTAGCAAGCAGCCAACCGGTATCGGTGACATCAAAGCCCTGAAGAATAATAAGTAACGGAAAGAGAATTAATGGTATTATAAGAAAATGAGAAAGTGATTTCGATAGGCGACGCATGTTATTACGCCTTTCGCCGAGAAGAGACGAAAACAAAAAATTTCTGCAGAAAAAAGGAAAACAAAACCGAAATCGACAAGGCTATGAATTGGCCAAAATATTCTGACAGACCAAAGCCTTCGATACACCACCGCAGTAAAAGCCAGTTAACACCAAGGACAACAATGTAGCTTCCGACCATTCTTCCAAACATAGCTGCCGAGGTTTTTTCCTTATGCGCGAAGGTAAAGTGCTTATTCATAAAGAAACTAAATGTCACCCCAAAACAGTATTCGAGCACGAGGGCAAGACTATAATGCAGGCCCAAAGAAACAAACGCCGAATAAATCCCGTAGGTAACCAGCGTATTTACTACGCCGATTATGTTGAAGCTGAGTATTTGTCTGATAAGTGCTTTGTTTTTACTACCCATTGAGGAGTCCCATTTGTATCAAGATAGTGTTTCCCGATGTATTCACCTGCAATTCCTAAGGAGAGCATTTGCAGCGTAGCATTAAATAAGACAATAACGACCGTCGACGCCCATCCCTGCGATATTTCCGGATGAAGAATTTTGTCGACAATAAAGTATATTCCAAGCCCCAGGGAAAATAATCCGGTAAAAAAACCGAGGAACGTCACAAGGCGAAGCGGTTTTATGGAAAAATTAATAAACATGCTGAGCCATAAATTAATCAATTTTCCCAAGGTATAATTTGATTTCCCCTCCTTCCGGGGAAGATGCTCCACATATACATCGGAAATATTGTTTGTCACACGCAAAAGCAAACCGTCAATGTATGGAAACGGACCAGTATATTTTATGATCTCATTGACAACATCACGGGTAATCAATTTAAAGCTACATAGATAGAGGTTTTTTGGTTTACCGATCAGCCAGGTTGCCATTCTATCGTTGAATCTACTGCCCCAATTCCGAAACCAGTTGTGCTTTTTCTTTCGGTATTTTGCATAGACAACATCAAAACCTTTTTCCGCTTCCTTAACCAGTTTTATTATTTCCGAAGGCGGATTCTGAAAATCATCGTCGACGATAATCGCATAGTCACCGGTCATGTGATTAAGAGCACACATGACGGCATTATGCTCACTATAATTTCTTCTTAAGCAGATATAGGAGACATCATCGTTCTCTTCTGCAATCTGTGTGCAAACCCGATCACTGTCGTCCTGACTTCCGTCGTTAACAAGTACAAATTCCAGCTCATATCCGTAGTCCCTAAGCTGCCGCCTTGTTTCAGCAACAAGGTCGCCTATTGTTTTTGAACCGTTATAAACCGGTATGCAAATTGAAAGCCGCATACTGTATTCCGTCCCGTCTCCTAAAATGAATTCAATGCTTCGATGACCCGGCAGACATCATCTTCGGTATGGCAAAAAGAAATTGGAAGACTTAAGGTTGTCTTATGAATTTCCTCTGAAATCGGACAATCAAAATGATCGAGTATCCCCTTCATTGCCTCCTGACGATGCGGGGAAACCGGATAGTGAACGTCCGTTTTTACGCCTTTTGTCAGAAGATATTCCTGCAGTTTCTCTCGCTCCGGATGACGTATATTATAGATATGATAGACATCAAAAAAATCATCCTGGACTACGGGTTTTATGAATGCATTGGAAAGTCCTTCATGGTACAAAGCCGCCAGCTTACGCTTATGCTGTGTAATTACATCAAGGCTCTTCAATTTGATTCGTAAAAAGCCTGCCTGGATTTCATCCAATCTCGAATTAAATCCGACCACTTCGTTGTAATACTTCTTTTGGAAACCATAATTGCGAAGTACTCGAATCTTTTGGGCCAATACGGGGTCATTGGTGGCAACGGCCCCTGCATCGCCCAGAGCGCCAAGGTTTTTCGTGGGATAAAAACTAAAAGCCCCGAAGTCGCCGAATGTACCGGTGGTCTTTCCTTTATAGGCAGCGCCGTGAGACTGCGCCGCATCCTCTACAAGACGAAGATCATGTCTACGACAGATATCAAGAATCGGATCCATCTCGCAGGATTTTCCGTAAAGATGTACAACTACTATTGCCCTTGTCTTGGAAGTTATCTTCTCTTCGATCTTTTTGGGGTCGATATTATAGGTAGCAATATCAGGTTCGACAAGAACGGGAATAAGGTCGGATTGTACGATCGCCAAGATTGTCGCAATATAGGTATTCGAGGGAACAACAACCTCACTTCCCTTCGGAAGATCAAGAGCCCTGAGGGAAAGAATGAGCGCATCCAAACCGGAAGCTACACCGACACAGTACTTTGCTCCGATATATCGGGCAAACTCTTCTTCGAATTCGGCGACATTCTTTCCTAAAATAAACCATCCGGACTTCAGTGTTGCCTCGAAAGATGTTTTATACTCCTCGATAAACGGAGCATTGGCAGCGCCAAGATCTTCATATGGAATCATGTATTTCTACCGTCCTCAAGCCACCATTCGTTTTTTCTTGCCCATTCAATGGTACGACGGATTCCTTCCCGTACCTGGATTGTTGCTTTCCAATGAAGGACTTCATCGGCTTTCGAGACCTTCGGCACGCGGCGGGGAATATCCTCATATACCTTACCATACTCTTTCTGAGTATCGAATATACGATAGGACGTTCCATTGTTCGTCTCTTGAATAACCGTCTCGATTACTTCCTTCATTGTCGTCTCCACCGAATTCCCAAGGTTGAAGGCCTCGCCTACTGCCTTAGGATTCTTTGCAGCGGCAATAATCCCCTGAACAATGTCACTAATATAGGTAAAACAACGGGTCATTTTTCCGTCATCATACAAAAGCGGTTCCTCACCACGCAGGGCTTTGTATACACTTTGGGAAACAACGAAGAAAGGATTCTGCCGAGGTCCATATGCATTGAAAAAACGCACAATGGTAAACGGTAAACCGCTTGCCCTGTGAATTCCATACAGCATGTGCTCGCAAACAGCCTTTGCCGAACTATAACTCCATCGATCTATCGATGTCGGACCAAGAACCCTGTCACCGGCCTCATCCCAAGGAATAGCCGGATTTTTTCCATAGATTTCACTGGTACTGGTAAAAAGGACCTTTGTATTGTATTCCCGGGCAATTTCCAGCAGATGCCGGGTTCCTATAACGCTTATATCAATCAATGTCAAAGGATCGGCTATATAATTTTTGATACCAACCACAGATGCCAGGTGGTACATAACCTCAGCATCAGGAATCCAGAAAGCACGGAGAGCCGCAGGATCCCGAATATCTCCAACCGTATAATGGAGATGAGGATGATCTTTGGCATCCATCAAGTTTGGAGCCTTATCCAAAGGCACGATATCAAATACATACACTTCATGATCAGGCAACAATGCATCAATTAAATGGCTGCCGATGAAACCGGAGCCCCCGGTAACCATTACTTTAGGTAGATTCATCTTCCGACTCCTTTATAATGTAACCCGACCGACTCCATTTCACGGATTTTTTCTTTTGAGAAAAACATTCTTCCATCGAATATAAGAGCCCCCGGGTTGGCAAGTTCCACTATTTGTTTTATCGGGATATCATGAAAC comes from Sediminispirochaeta bajacaliforniensis DSM 16054 and encodes:
- a CDS encoding glycosyltransferase family 2 protein — protein: MRLSICIPVYNGSKTIGDLVAETRRQLRDYGYELEFVLVNDGSQDDSDRVCTQIAEENDDVSYICLRRNYSEHNAVMCALNHMTGDYAIIVDDDFQNPPSEIIKLVKEAEKGFDVVYAKYRKKKHNWFRNWGSRFNDRMATWLIGKPKNLYLCSFKLITRDVVNEIIKYTGPFPYIDGLLLRVTNNISDVYVEHLPRKEGKSNYTLGKLINLWLSMFINFSIKPLRLVTFLGFFTGLFSLGLGIYFIVDKILHPEISQGWASTVVIVLFNATLQMLSLGIAGEYIGKHYLDTNGTPQWVVKTKHLSDKYSAST
- a CDS encoding GtrA family protein; amino-acid sequence: MGSKNKALIRQILSFNIIGVVNTLVTYGIYSAFVSLGLHYSLALVLEYCFGVTFSFFMNKHFTFAHKEKTSAAMFGRMVGSYIVVLGVNWLLLRWCIEGFGLSEYFGQFIALSISVLFSFFLQKFFVFVSSRRKA
- a CDS encoding NAD-dependent epimerase/dehydratase family protein, with the translated sequence MNLPKVMVTGGSGFIGSHLIDALLPDHEVYVFDIVPLDKAPNLMDAKDHPHLHYTVGDIRDPAALRAFWIPDAEVMYHLASVVGIKNYIADPLTLIDISVIGTRHLLEIAREYNTKVLFTSTSEIYGKNPAIPWDEAGDRVLGPTSIDRWSYSSAKAVCEHMLYGIHRASGLPFTIVRFFNAYGPRQNPFFVVSQSVYKALRGEEPLLYDDGKMTRCFTYISDIVQGIIAAAKNPKAVGEAFNLGNSVETTMKEVIETVIQETNNGTSYRIFDTQKEYGKVYEDIPRRVPKVSKADEVLHWKATIQVREGIRRTIEWARKNEWWLEDGRNT
- a CDS encoding transposase translates to MNSKIIEINEEEVKNHLGNFVRETVEETLNAMLEAEAEQLVNAQKHERNTDRKGYRAGHYNRKLLTK
- a CDS encoding DegT/DnrJ/EryC1/StrS family aminotransferase, whose translation is MIPYEDLGAANAPFIEEYKTSFEATLKSGWFILGKNVAEFEEEFARYIGAKYCVGVASGLDALILSLRALDLPKGSEVVVPSNTYIATILAIVQSDLIPVLVEPDIATYNIDPKKIEEKITSKTRAIVVVHLYGKSCEMDPILDICRRHDLRLVEDAAQSHGAAYKGKTTGTFGDFGAFSFYPTKNLGALGDAGAVATNDPVLAQKIRVLRNYGFQKKYYNEVVGFNSRLDEIQAGFLRIKLKSLDVITQHKRKLAALYHEGLSNAFIKPVVQDDFFDVYHIYNIRHPEREKLQEYLLTKGVKTDVHYPVSPHRQEAMKGILDHFDCPISEEIHKTTLSLPISFCHTEDDVCRVIEALNSF